In Cololabis saira isolate AMF1-May2022 chromosome 10, fColSai1.1, whole genome shotgun sequence, a single window of DNA contains:
- the LOC133452353 gene encoding neoverrucotoxin subunit alpha-like: MVEPAGQGFLTPGLRKYSCQLTIDTNTVHKHIKLSDNNRTMMCVKEDQSYPDHPDRFDSWDQLLCREVLTGRCYWEVQRRGRVYISVSYRRIRRKGDSDDCRFGGNDHSWSLFCSDDGRYSVYHNNRATSSSSSSSVSDRVAVYVDVPAGTLSFYSVSSDRLIHLHTVNTTFTEPLYPGFRFWFRFNPGSGSSVSLC; this comes from the exons atggtggagcctgctggacaaggatttctgacaccaggtctgaggaagt attcctgtcaactcaccatcgacacaaacacagtccataaacacatcaaactgtctgacaacaacaggacGATGATGTGTGTGAaggaggatcagtcatatcctgatcatccagacaggtttgattcctgggatcagctgctgtgtagagaagttctgacgggtcgctgttactgggaggtccagaggagaggaagagtttatatatcagtgagttacagaagaatcagaagGAAAGGAGACTCTGATGACTGTAGGTTTGGAGGGAACGATCATTCATGGAGTCTGTTCTGTTCTGATGACGGCCGGTACTCTGTCTATCACAATAACAGAGcaacatcttcctcctcctcttcctcagtctctgacagagtagcagtgtacgtggacgttcctgctggaactctgtccttctacagcgtctcctctgacagactgatccacctccacaccgtcaacaccacattcactgaacctctctatcctgggttcaggttctggttcaggttcaatcctggttctggttcttcagtgtctctgtgttga